In Crinalium epipsammum PCC 9333, the genomic window CTTCTACTTCAGACCAAGTACTTAAGTGCAACAGCATTTTTTTACAATTATTAGTTACCAGTTTTCAAAAATTAATTTTTTGCAAAAATCAGTTATTCCATCTGTGTTTATCTGTGTACATCTGTGGTTAATTATCTAAAATTTGACTTATGCACTGTTACAACCATGAGTTTTGACTTACAAAAAAAGATGGAAAATTCTCTCCTCTCTCCTCCCCCCTCCCTCCTCTCTGCTCCCTAATGATAATTTTTTATATAAGATTCTAGTGGCTGATTTTAGTGTATACCTTTGGTTAGAGCTTCTGAAATAGAGTTTTATCATGCTTACTCTAGATATGCCGAAAAGTCCCTCCAGCACAAAACTAGGGCAGACAAGCCGAATTCTGTTGGTAGAAGACGAAGACTTAATTCGGGAGATGCTAGTTGTCTCCTTGCAAGAAGAAGGTTATGAAGTCGTCACTGCCATCGACGGGCGGACAGCATTAACATTTCTCCAAAATCCTGAAACCACAAACATTGAATTTCCCTTCGATCTAATTATCTTAGATTTAATGCTGCCTCAAGTTAACGGGCTAGATTTATGTCGATTGCTGAGACATCAAGGAAACCCTGTGCCAATTTTGATTGTCAGTGCTAAGGCTAGTGAAACAGACCGAGTTTTAGGTCTTGAAGTAGGTGCTGATGACTACATTACTAAACCATTCAGTATGCGGGAATTGATTGCCCGTTGCCGTGCATTATTACGACGGCATCGCTTCAGCTTTTCAACTCCAACTCCTGTACTGCAATATAAGGATATAGTTGTTTATCCCCAAGAGTGCCGAGTGTTAATCCGCTCGGAAGAAGTCAATCTTTCGCCCAAAGAGTTTCGACTGTTAGAATTATTTATGAGTTATCCCCGTCGGGTTTGGTCACGGGAGCAGTTGATCGACCAAGTGTGGGGAGGAGATTTTGTTGGAGATACTAAAACTGTAGATGTGCATATTCGCTGGTTGCGAGAAAAATTAGAGCGAGATCCTAGTCAGCCGGAATATCTCATCACCGTTCGTGGATTTGGCTACCGCTTTGGTTAATGATAGTTGGTCATTGCAAATATTCTTTACCACCTTTAAAAAGGTAGGTAAATTAAGGAATAAGACAAAATGACCGTCATTGCATTTTTGCTAGGGCTGGCAATAGGAATTGGGCTGTGGTTTTGGCGACAAACTGTATGGCATCGGCAAATGCAGCAAATGCTGGATTTGTTGGAAACAGGAGGTGCTGAGGGTACTTCATTGCCGATCGCTTCTCGCTTACGCATGGGCATTAGCTTAGTTAAGCAGCAACGTCAACAGCAAGAAATATTGCTACAAAGTTGGCGACAGTTGCTCGAACTAGCACCAATTGGTTATCTGCACATTGATGAAGACAACCAATTGATTTGGTGCAATCATCAGGCAAGACAACTATTGCAGATTTATAAATGGGAGTCTGCCCAAGCTAGGTTATTGCTAGAAGTAGTGCGATCTTTTGAATTAGATCAACTAATTGAAGAAACACGCCAACGACAGCAAAAGTGCGAACTGGAATGGCTGTTCCACCCAGCTTATAAGGAAGCTGCACAATTTAACCAAGTGCGATCGCACCTATCACCTGAACCACAAATATTTTCCCAAACTAGCAATGCAGCGATCGCCTTAAAAGCATACAGCTTGCCTTTACCACACGGACAAGTGGGAGTTTTTATAGAAAACCAACAACCAATAGTAGAACTTTCTCAATCACGCGATCGCTGGGTTTCAGATCTTGCTCACGAACTCAGAACACCTTTAACCTCTATCCGTTTAGTCACAGAAAATTTACAGGGTCGTCTACAACCTCCCTTTAGTCGCTGGGTGGAGCAAATGCTCCCAGAAATTAATCGTTTGATTAGTTTAGTCCAAGACTTCCTCGAACTAACTCATTTAGAGCAAAACCCCAGTAAATATCTCCACCTCACACCCGTTGATCTAGGAGAATTAATTGACTCAGTTTGGCAGAAACTAGAGCCACTTACGACACAAAAACAACTTAGCTTGTTAAAAATCCAACCAAAAGAAATTGTATTTTATGCTGATTCTGCTCGACTGACTCAAGTTTTTTTAAATTTATTTGACAACAGTATTAAATACAGCCCCATAGCAGGAACTATTCGCTGTGAAATTAATCTCATCCCTAATGGGGATACAGCCGAAATAATTCAAGTTAATATTATTGATTCAGGCAACGGCTTCGCCGAAGCAGATTTACCTTATGTGTTTGATCGACTTTATCGAGGTGAACCCTCAAGACATCGCCAGCAGCTAGATACAGGTAGTTCCAACTCAGCGCCAGTAAGTACGGGTAGTGGATTGGGGCTTGCTATAGTTAAACAAATCATCCTAGCTCACGATGGTTCTATAAGAGCCAAAAACGATCCCCAAACAGGCGGTGCGTGGCTACAAATAGAACTACCGCTAACTTAAATTTATCTAACAGAGCAAATTACAAAT contains:
- a CDS encoding sensor histidine kinase, translated to MTVIAFLLGLAIGIGLWFWRQTVWHRQMQQMLDLLETGGAEGTSLPIASRLRMGISLVKQQRQQQEILLQSWRQLLELAPIGYLHIDEDNQLIWCNHQARQLLQIYKWESAQARLLLEVVRSFELDQLIEETRQRQQKCELEWLFHPAYKEAAQFNQVRSHLSPEPQIFSQTSNAAIALKAYSLPLPHGQVGVFIENQQPIVELSQSRDRWVSDLAHELRTPLTSIRLVTENLQGRLQPPFSRWVEQMLPEINRLISLVQDFLELTHLEQNPSKYLHLTPVDLGELIDSVWQKLEPLTTQKQLSLLKIQPKEIVFYADSARLTQVFLNLFDNSIKYSPIAGTIRCEINLIPNGDTAEIIQVNIIDSGNGFAEADLPYVFDRLYRGEPSRHRQQLDTGSSNSAPVSTGSGLGLAIVKQIILAHDGSIRAKNDPQTGGAWLQIELPLT
- a CDS encoding winged helix-turn-helix domain-containing protein is translated as MLTLDMPKSPSSTKLGQTSRILLVEDEDLIREMLVVSLQEEGYEVVTAIDGRTALTFLQNPETTNIEFPFDLIILDLMLPQVNGLDLCRLLRHQGNPVPILIVSAKASETDRVLGLEVGADDYITKPFSMRELIARCRALLRRHRFSFSTPTPVLQYKDIVVYPQECRVLIRSEEVNLSPKEFRLLELFMSYPRRVWSREQLIDQVWGGDFVGDTKTVDVHIRWLREKLERDPSQPEYLITVRGFGYRFG